Within Thermodesulfovibrionales bacterium, the genomic segment AGCCGCACCTGGTCCGGCGTGAAGGGCAGAGAGAGCTCCCTTAACCCCTTCACGATGAGTGAGTCTTGAGATGCCACGCTATTCCGCATTGATCTCATTCACTGCCGAACTCGCCGGGCACTATCGGCCCGTCTATAGTGCCTTACGCCGCCCCTTCTCTATCGCAATCAAAAGAAGTGACACTGCCGCAGGCGTGACCCCCGGGATCCTGCTCGCTTGGCCGATGTTTGCCGGCCTCACATCTTCGAGCTTCAGGATTATCTCCTTTGAGAGTCCGCTGATTGATGCAAAATTGAACCCATGTGGTATCCTCCTGTCGTCCATCCGCTTCAGTTTCCTCGCCATCTCCGTCTGCTGGAGGATGTACCCGCGATACTTAATTTCCGTCTCGACTTCCCTGCCGATATCTGCCGTCAAGGCGGGCTCCGGAGGGGAAACCTTCCTGATGAGTTCGTAGGTTACTTCCGGACGCTTCAAGAGCTGCCCGAGCGTGGTATCTTCCCTGAGGGTGGTGGTACCTAAGGCGGATAGCACCTCATTTACCTGTGGCGGTTTTATGCGAGTTTTCTCGATACGCGCTATCTCTCCCTGAAGGAGCATCTTCTTCTCTCTGAAGCGCCCATATGTCACGGCGTCGAGGAGACCGATTTCATGGCCTTTTTCCATGAGACGTATGTCGGCGTTGCCGTGTCGCAGGAGAAGCCTGTATTCGGCGCGTGACGTAAACATCCGGTAAGGCTCTTGTGTTCCCTTTGTCACCAGGTCGTCGATGAGAACCCCTATGTAAGCCTCATGCCTTCCGAGAACCAGAGGATCACGACCGAGCAGTTTCAAGGCGGCATTGATTCCTGCAATCAGTCCCTGCGCCGCGGCCTCTTCATATCCCGATGTACCGTTTATCTGGCCCGCAAGAAAGAGCCCCTCCACCTGCCTTGTTTCGAGGTTGTGTTTCAACTGGTGCGGATAAACGAAATCATACTCGATAGCGTAGGCAGGCCGCATTATCTCCGCGTCTTCGAGCCCCCGGATGGTCCTTACGAGCCTCTCCTGGACATCGTAGGGAAGACTGGTGGAGATGCCGTTCGCATAGTACTCTGTCGTCTCGAGGCCTTCCGGTTCAAGGAAGACCTGGTGCCTCTCCCGATCGAAGAACCTCACGACCTTATCCTCAATGGACGGACAGTATCGTGGACCGATAGACTTTATCCTGCCACTGTAAAGAGGTGAGCGGTCGAGACTTTCCCGTATTATCCTGTGAGTCTCACTATTGGTATACGTCACATAACAGGGGAGTTGGGGGTTCATGATCCTCTCCGTGGTGAAGGAGAAAGGGAGCGGCGGGTCGTCTCCGTATTGGACAGCCGTTTTAGAAAAATCTATCGATTTTGCATCCAGTCTCGGGGGCGTCCCCGTCTTCAGCCGACCCATTTTCAGTCCAAGCCCTCTGAGAGAGTCGGAAAGGCCGACTGATGGAAACTCTCCGGCCCTGCCCGATGGAAAGTTCTCGAGTCCTATATGGATAAGCCCTTTCAAGAATGTTCCGGTTGTCACAATGACGGTTCCAGCACCATAAAAAACCCCAAGGGAGGTGACAACGCCCTTTATTCTGCCGTCTTCTGCAACAATCCTTTCGACGGTGGCCTGCTTTATCGCTAGGTCTTCCCGGGATTCCATCACCGCCCTCAGAGAAAGCCGGTAAAGAACCCTATCCGCCTGCGCCCTGAGGGACCAGACCGCCGGCCCCTTCGATCTGTTGAGCATCCTGAACTGAATTCCCGCCCTGTCCGTATTCTTCGCCATTTCACCGCCCAGCGAGTCTATCTCCCTCACGAGGTGCCCCTTTGCAAGGCCGCCGATGGCAGGGTTACAGGACATCTGGGCGATCGTATCAAGGTTCATGGTAAACATGCATGTAGCCAAACCCATCCGCGAAGCGGCGAGCGCAGCTTCACATCCGGCGTGACCGCCTCCAATAACAATCACATCATACCGAGCGCTTTCTGTCATGCAGTTTAAACTCTATGGCAGG encodes:
- the mnmG gene encoding tRNA uridine-5-carboxymethylaminomethyl(34) synthesis enzyme MnmG, yielding MTESARYDVIVIGGGHAGCEAALAASRMGLATCMFTMNLDTIAQMSCNPAIGGLAKGHLVREIDSLGGEMAKNTDRAGIQFRMLNRSKGPAVWSLRAQADRVLYRLSLRAVMESREDLAIKQATVERIVAEDGRIKGVVTSLGVFYGAGTVIVTTGTFLKGLIHIGLENFPSGRAGEFPSVGLSDSLRGLGLKMGRLKTGTPPRLDAKSIDFSKTAVQYGDDPPLPFSFTTERIMNPQLPCYVTYTNSETHRIIRESLDRSPLYSGRIKSIGPRYCPSIEDKVVRFFDRERHQVFLEPEGLETTEYYANGISTSLPYDVQERLVRTIRGLEDAEIMRPAYAIEYDFVYPHQLKHNLETRQVEGLFLAGQINGTSGYEEAAAQGLIAGINAALKLLGRDPLVLGRHEAYIGVLIDDLVTKGTQEPYRMFTSRAEYRLLLRHGNADIRLMEKGHEIGLLDAVTYGRFREKKMLLQGEIARIEKTRIKPPQVNEVLSALGTTTLREDTTLGQLLKRPEVTYELIRKVSPPEPALTADIGREVETEIKYRGYILQQTEMARKLKRMDDRRIPHGFNFASISGLSKEIILKLEDVRPANIGQASRIPGVTPAAVSLLLIAIEKGRRKAL